The following coding sequences are from one Humulus lupulus chromosome X, drHumLupu1.1, whole genome shotgun sequence window:
- the LOC133806894 gene encoding uncharacterized protein LOC133806894, with protein MPKYVKFMKEILSNKRKMGEYETAALTEECSAILQRMLQQKIRDPGSFTIPCTIGEFECKHVLCDLRASINLMPLSVFRRLGLGEARPTTMTLQLVDRSVKHPRGIIEDVLVKVDMFIFLADFIVLDMEEDENVSIIMGKQFVATRQALIDVKKGELHLRVQENLCYVYLGEKETLPVIVSTSLTEVEVEKLLRVLRVHKTAIGWTLADIKGISPSTMMHRILMEDDAKPTINA; from the exons ATGCCTAAATATgtaaagtttatgaaggagattctgtctaACAAGAGGAAGATGGGAGAATATGAAACTGCAGCATTGACTGAAGAGTGTAGTGCTATTTTGCAAAGAATGCTCCAACAAAAGATAAGAGATCCTGGTAGTTTTACTATACCATGcaccattggggagtttgaatgCAAGCATGTGTTGTGTGATTTGAGGGCAAGTATAAATTTGATGCCATTGTCAGTATTTCGCAGACTTGGATTGGGAGAAGCGAGGCCCACGACAATGACATTACAGCTGGTAGATAGATCAGTCAAGCACCCAAGAGGTATTATAGAAGATGTGTTGGTAAAGGTGGATATGTTTATTTTTCTGGCAGATTTTattgttcttgatatggaggaggatgagaaTGTCTCAATTATTATGGGGAAACAATTTGTAGCAACTAGGCAAGCTTTAATAGATGTGAAAAAAGGAGAATTACATTTGAGAGTACAAG AGAATTTATGCTATGTATATCTTGGAGAAAAGGAAACCCTTCCAGTTATAGTATCTACATCTCTTACTGAGGTAGAGGTGGAGAAGTTATTAAGGGTATTAAGAGTTCATAAGACTGCTATTGGATGGACTCTAGCTGACATAAAGGGAATAAGCCCATCGACTATGATGCATAGAATTTTGATGGAAGATGATGCTAAACCGACAATTAATGCTTAG